One genomic window of Sporocytophaga myxococcoides DSM 11118 includes the following:
- a CDS encoding ABC transporter ATP-binding protein, which translates to MKKTFKSLVAVNDVSFKVNAGEYLALLGPNGAGKTTLIEMIEGIQKQDSGEILIQGKSWNGNAEKLHRVMGISLQETHFIDRNSVEETLNLFSSFYGLPQSRSQEILDIVGLESKRKTYVNHLSGGQRQKLALGIALLNNPRVLLLDEPTTGLDPNARREIWNLLEKLKQTSKTAMILTTHYMEEAEYLCDRIIIMNKGSFLAEGTLPQLIKSYGDGEIIQFTVNRPFKESLKSLPSVRKVFWEKRGTKGKLVVSDITNTLPHFLALIARENLKLLELESRKVTLEDLFISLTGKALNE; encoded by the coding sequence GTGAAAAAGACTTTTAAAAGTCTGGTCGCCGTGAATGACGTTTCCTTTAAGGTCAACGCAGGAGAATACCTTGCTTTACTTGGACCTAATGGTGCGGGCAAAACAACCTTGATAGAAATGATCGAGGGTATTCAAAAGCAGGATAGCGGTGAAATCCTTATTCAGGGTAAGTCCTGGAATGGAAATGCAGAAAAGCTTCACCGGGTAATGGGTATTTCATTGCAGGAAACCCATTTTATAGACCGGAATTCTGTTGAAGAGACCTTAAATCTCTTTTCAAGTTTTTACGGACTTCCTCAGTCCCGCTCGCAGGAGATCCTTGATATAGTCGGATTAGAATCAAAAAGAAAAACATATGTCAATCATCTTTCTGGCGGGCAAAGACAAAAGTTGGCTTTAGGAATCGCATTATTGAATAATCCCAGGGTGCTTCTTCTGGATGAACCGACTACTGGCCTGGACCCAAATGCGAGACGGGAAATATGGAATTTGCTCGAAAAGCTGAAACAAACTTCTAAAACGGCAATGATTCTCACTACTCATTACATGGAGGAAGCTGAATATCTTTGCGACAGAATCATTATCATGAATAAAGGAAGTTTCCTGGCAGAAGGAACATTGCCGCAACTGATTAAAAGTTATGGCGATGGAGAAATCATTCAGTTTACTGTAAACAGACCTTTTAAGGAAAGCTTAAAATCATTGCCCTCTGTCAGAAAAGTATTCTGGGAAAAAAGAGGGACAAAAGGTAAGCTGGTTGTAAGCGATATTACCAATACATTGCCCCACTTTCTTGCTCTGATCGCCAGAGAAAATCTCAAGTTACTTGAACTTGAAAGCAGAAAGGTTACACTTGAAGATCTTTTTATATCATTAACCGGAAAGGCGCTTAATGAATAA
- a CDS encoding DUF1761 domain-containing protein codes for METAFSQMNYWAIITAAGMYFILGAVWYSPGLFEAAWFKNVRIPKESEKKYTRMTAGTFVLLLFAAIFLDYIVELSATNTPGKGIFLGIIAGAGLVGTAMGTTYLYEGKSRQLFLIDIGYHLAGFTLMGLILGGWH; via the coding sequence ATGGAAACAGCTTTTTCTCAGATGAACTATTGGGCGATTATCACCGCCGCCGGTATGTATTTTATTCTTGGTGCAGTCTGGTATTCACCAGGGCTTTTTGAAGCAGCCTGGTTCAAAAACGTAAGGATTCCCAAAGAAAGTGAGAAAAAGTATACACGAATGACGGCTGGCACTTTTGTGTTGCTATTGTTTGCTGCAATCTTTCTGGACTATATTGTTGAATTGAGCGCAACCAACACTCCGGGAAAAGGAATTTTCCTCGGTATTATAGCCGGAGCAGGTCTGGTGGGAACAGCAATGGGTACCACATACCTTTATGAAGGGAAATCAAGACAATTATTTTTAATAGATATAGGCTATCACCTGGCAGGCTTTACTTTAATGGGCCTTATTTTAGGGGGATGGCATTAA
- the rnk gene encoding nucleoside diphosphate kinase regulator, giving the protein MGNLVMNRLDYARIKKSIIDLKQSRAISPEELEKLNGELNAAKIVDPEKVPVDVVTMNSVVRISFSNSGKVLQFKIVYPDEANLKENKISIFSPVATALLGYRVGDEVEWIVPGGATKILIEEIIYQPEAAGHFNL; this is encoded by the coding sequence ATGGGAAATTTGGTAATGAACAGACTTGATTATGCGCGTATAAAGAAGAGCATAATTGATTTAAAGCAATCAAGAGCAATTAGTCCTGAAGAGCTTGAAAAGCTTAACGGAGAGTTAAATGCTGCGAAAATTGTAGATCCTGAGAAAGTACCGGTGGATGTGGTTACAATGAACTCAGTGGTCAGAATCTCGTTCAGTAATTCCGGAAAAGTGCTTCAATTTAAAATTGTTTATCCTGACGAAGCAAATTTGAAGGAAAATAAAATATCTATCTTTTCACCGGTAGCAACTGCCTTACTTGGATACAGGGTTGGTGATGAAGTTGAGTGGATTGTTCCCGGTGGAGCAACGAAAATATTAATAGAAGAAATAATTTATCAGCCAGAAGCCGCAGGCCACTTTAATCTTTAA
- a CDS encoding cellulase family glycosylhydrolase, protein MKKKLLSLALLANIYFAQGQNFIKRNGTELVLSESSEKIMLRGLAFGNRVWSNDPVPSEHHTEADIERVSKIGMNCIRFYMNYQTFESDAAPYTYKDAGWNWIDQNIAWAKKHNLYLILNIHVPQGGFQSQCKGDALWTNQDNQDRLVALWKAIAERYKNEPQIAGYDLLNEPTPSGTIQNWDNLATRITAAIRDVDNNHLIILANAIALGCNYSFNDGKNNFPLTEDENVMYTLHSYDPYEYTHQNQSWAGTGEGGKYPDPEVLIPPSDLEWGIGQYNNKKLPNGNSDWTYFKGQPFKITNENYILGRPVLYGQILNSGKAYFDDITLNEVDANGNVIREILKSDFDDKTKFSFWIPENATGSSAISNTGHTDSYSISVTGTNNYSTTTLYTLQFKPELNKYYAISGWMKGEGIPAGSTTAISMEFYTSKSGAPVLIRDYEYVKTNILQLSSKLREWGYPVYYGEFGAVRECFGEKGGQIWVSDVLHVLDSLGFHFTYHDYREDAFGLYKGDNGIVDESTVNQPLYDAFTTYFEEKATSITPITESSIAQLYPNPSKENFNLTFKVPVSGNLQLYDETGRNILSKNIIGETFISFGESLPNGFYLGRLVINDQPLAFKISKQ, encoded by the coding sequence ATGAAAAAAAAACTACTCTCACTGGCCCTACTTGCCAATATTTACTTTGCTCAGGGACAAAACTTTATCAAAAGAAATGGAACGGAACTTGTTCTCTCTGAAAGCAGCGAAAAAATCATGCTAAGAGGACTTGCATTCGGAAACCGTGTATGGAGTAATGACCCTGTTCCCTCTGAACATCATACAGAAGCAGACATTGAGCGTGTTTCTAAAATCGGAATGAACTGCATTCGCTTTTATATGAATTATCAAACATTTGAAAGTGATGCGGCTCCATATACGTACAAAGATGCTGGCTGGAACTGGATAGACCAGAACATAGCCTGGGCTAAAAAACATAATTTATACCTGATTCTCAACATCCATGTACCACAGGGAGGCTTCCAGTCTCAGTGTAAAGGCGACGCCCTCTGGACTAATCAGGACAATCAGGACAGACTAGTGGCATTATGGAAAGCAATTGCTGAAAGGTACAAAAATGAACCTCAGATTGCCGGATATGATTTGCTGAATGAGCCGACACCTAGCGGCACAATACAAAACTGGGACAATCTTGCAACTCGCATAACTGCTGCAATCAGAGACGTTGACAATAACCACCTTATCATTCTCGCAAATGCCATAGCTCTGGGCTGTAATTATTCTTTCAATGATGGAAAAAATAATTTTCCATTAACAGAAGATGAGAATGTGATGTACACACTTCATTCTTATGACCCATATGAGTACACTCATCAGAATCAATCCTGGGCTGGAACTGGAGAAGGGGGGAAATATCCTGATCCGGAAGTTCTTATCCCTCCATCTGATTTGGAATGGGGAATCGGTCAGTATAACAATAAAAAATTACCGAATGGAAATTCTGATTGGACCTATTTCAAAGGGCAGCCTTTTAAAATAACTAATGAAAACTATATACTCGGAAGACCTGTACTTTACGGACAAATTCTTAACTCCGGTAAAGCATACTTCGATGATATAACTCTAAATGAAGTAGATGCCAATGGCAATGTAATAAGAGAAATTCTTAAAAGTGATTTTGATGATAAGACAAAATTCTCCTTCTGGATTCCTGAAAATGCAACAGGTTCTTCAGCTATATCCAATACAGGTCATACCGACTCTTATTCAATAAGCGTCACAGGCACCAATAATTACTCAACCACCACTTTATATACCCTTCAATTCAAACCTGAGCTAAATAAATATTATGCTATCAGCGGATGGATGAAAGGAGAAGGAATTCCTGCAGGCTCGACAACAGCTATTTCCATGGAGTTTTATACTTCCAAATCAGGGGCTCCCGTATTGATTCGAGATTACGAATATGTGAAAACGAATATCCTTCAGCTATCAAGTAAATTAAGAGAATGGGGCTACCCTGTTTACTATGGGGAATTTGGAGCAGTGAGAGAATGCTTTGGAGAAAAAGGTGGTCAGATTTGGGTAAGCGATGTATTGCATGTGCTGGATAGTCTTGGCTTCCACTTTACTTATCATGATTACAGAGAAGATGCTTTTGGCTTGTATAAAGGTGATAATGGTATTGTTGATGAAAGTACTGTCAATCAGCCTTTGTATGATGCCTTTACTACTTATTTTGAGGAAAAAGCAACATCGATAACACCGATAACAGAGTCTTCAATTGCCCAGCTTTATCCTAACCCAAGCAAAGAGAATTTTAATCTGACTTTTAAAGTTCCTGTTTCGGGAAACCTGCAATTGTATGATGAAACAGGTAGAAACATTTTATCTAAAAATATTATTGGTGAAACCTTTATCTCATTCGGAGAATCTTTACCTAACGGATTTTACCTCGGCCGTTTGGTAATCAATGATCAGCCTCTGGCTTTCAAAATTTCGAAACAATAA
- a CDS encoding S8 family serine peptidase — translation MIISYRLSVMTLFMIFIQSVFVDAFSQTENKYCIVYKSGQYCPEEGNNLSQKIKNLRSEHQEYILIQFFELPNETTQAQLKSAGTTLLKYVPNYAYWASFQRALTDDEIKKFKIRSIEKILPEHKIDEKLNGEVKKEKRTFTDLEVTYFQDADTIRLKHSLANLGAVIIKSSPFQNSLIIRISSGRIQALGSVPQISYIMPAPPKPEHSNFISVNQHRNNVLQSDFAGQRGLSGNGLTVGIDDEGAIGIHQDLKPVRITNLSPPAINNHATHVAGTTGGSGNIDPRARGAAFNANLVAQSFPGLINNGPSYYNTYGMTVTNNSYGYLSYWGVYDNSSNYTDKTQDNVVSPGLLHVVATHNGGAAGFYTVSSGWATAKNVLSVGSVNEHDVISGFSGKGPVNDGRLKPEIVGLGESVYSTLPGNSYTYFSGTSMACPGVTGSVTLLYERYNQLKGVRPNADIIKALVCNTADDLGNAGPDYSYGFGRINSKRAVEALEANLYFENTISQGQNLTHTINVPSGTGQLRVLLYWKDKEGAEFSSVNLVNNLDIQITKSPNTYLPWVLSSANPESIAVRGVDNINNIEQVTVDNPDAGSYTVNIKGTAIPFGPQRYVVAYEFVRPFIALTFPYGNESLIPNEYTQIRWDAFGTGNYTAEYSTNNGSSWINIASDIPSNQHYADWFVPSGPAAMLVRVRSGSFSSQSIRNFSVLSVPSNLVASNPSTGSIKFEWNPVPGASSYDVYLLEPQDKVIEFEATTTATSYVFQNRPLGTENEVWMSVRAKTASGIISERAYAINKSAVEVQGLCNASGTITREVWTSIPGSVVSNIPVNTSPNQSSSLTLFEAPTNFGINYGQRIRGTICAPLSGNYIFWISSNDNSELWLSTDDTPSNKVRIASVTGYTGVREWTKYPSQRSASIALVGGKTYYIEALHKQGASNDNLAVGWQLPDATLERPIPGSRLSPFGKPQEQTTQHGLLGTYFRDLNFDQNGYSRIDSVVNFNFGTNSPAPNIGVDKFSIRWTGQVEAVYSEQYRFYTTSNDGVRLSVNGVQIINNFTDHPATENSGVINLLAGEKYDVVLEYFENVGSAVISLSWSSPSQPKQIIPSARLTPAETDSKIASFDLPLDAKNIVVYPNPAEYKLNIWAPGSEAGEVQLEILDMNGAQLLSEEFIVNDTDYPIELDISNIPSGFYMFVIKTNSFKEVRKFTVAR, via the coding sequence ATGATAATTTCTTACCGGTTATCGGTCATGACTTTGTTCATGATATTTATTCAATCCGTTTTTGTTGATGCATTTTCCCAGACTGAAAATAAATATTGTATAGTTTACAAGTCCGGTCAATATTGCCCCGAAGAGGGCAATAACCTTTCTCAAAAAATAAAGAATCTAAGAAGTGAACATCAGGAATACATACTTATACAGTTCTTTGAATTGCCAAATGAAACGACCCAGGCTCAATTAAAAAGCGCAGGTACAACTCTTCTGAAGTACGTTCCCAATTATGCGTATTGGGCCTCATTTCAAAGAGCTCTTACAGATGATGAAATAAAAAAATTTAAAATAAGAAGCATTGAAAAAATTTTACCGGAACATAAAATAGATGAAAAGCTGAATGGAGAAGTTAAAAAGGAAAAAAGGACGTTTACAGACTTAGAAGTAACTTATTTCCAGGACGCAGATACAATACGTTTAAAGCATTCATTAGCTAATCTGGGCGCTGTAATTATAAAAAGTTCTCCATTCCAGAATAGTTTGATAATTAGAATTTCATCAGGAAGAATTCAGGCTCTGGGATCTGTTCCACAGATATCATATATCATGCCTGCACCTCCTAAGCCTGAGCATAGCAATTTTATTTCAGTAAATCAGCATAGAAACAATGTGCTGCAATCTGATTTTGCGGGGCAAAGAGGTTTATCAGGAAATGGACTCACCGTGGGTATCGATGATGAAGGTGCAATAGGGATACACCAGGATCTTAAACCTGTGAGGATCACCAATCTTTCTCCTCCGGCTATTAATAATCATGCTACACACGTAGCAGGCACCACAGGAGGATCTGGAAATATTGATCCAAGAGCCAGGGGGGCTGCTTTTAATGCCAACCTGGTTGCGCAAAGTTTCCCAGGCTTAATCAATAATGGACCTTCCTATTACAATACTTATGGAATGACTGTAACAAATAACTCCTATGGTTATCTTTCTTATTGGGGAGTTTATGATAACTCAAGTAATTATACAGATAAGACACAAGATAATGTGGTAAGTCCGGGTTTGCTACATGTAGTGGCTACTCATAATGGTGGTGCAGCTGGATTTTATACTGTAAGCTCCGGCTGGGCTACAGCAAAAAATGTTTTGTCTGTGGGTTCGGTAAATGAACATGATGTTATTTCCGGGTTTTCTGGAAAAGGTCCTGTCAATGATGGAAGACTGAAACCAGAGATAGTTGGACTTGGAGAAAGCGTATACTCAACATTACCTGGGAATAGCTATACTTACTTTTCCGGAACAAGCATGGCTTGTCCTGGTGTGACAGGTAGCGTTACCCTGTTATATGAAAGGTATAATCAACTGAAAGGTGTTAGGCCCAATGCAGATATTATCAAAGCGCTGGTTTGTAATACTGCGGATGATCTTGGAAACGCCGGACCGGATTATTCTTATGGCTTTGGAAGAATAAATTCCAAAAGAGCTGTCGAAGCACTGGAAGCAAATTTATATTTTGAAAACACCATAAGCCAGGGGCAGAATCTGACACATACAATTAATGTTCCAAGTGGCACCGGTCAGTTAAGGGTATTATTGTACTGGAAAGATAAAGAAGGTGCAGAGTTCAGCTCAGTGAATCTTGTGAATAATCTTGACATTCAGATTACAAAGTCTCCTAACACTTACCTGCCATGGGTTCTCTCTTCTGCAAATCCGGAGAGTATAGCTGTAAGAGGTGTGGATAATATTAACAATATAGAACAGGTAACAGTTGACAATCCCGATGCGGGAAGTTATACTGTTAATATTAAAGGAACAGCAATACCCTTCGGGCCTCAGAGATACGTTGTTGCTTACGAATTTGTAAGACCTTTTATAGCACTGACATTTCCTTATGGAAATGAATCTCTCATTCCGAATGAATATACACAAATCCGATGGGATGCTTTTGGTACTGGAAACTATACGGCAGAATATTCAACGAACAATGGAAGCTCATGGATTAACATCGCATCCGATATACCCTCAAATCAGCATTATGCGGATTGGTTTGTACCTTCTGGTCCAGCAGCAATGCTAGTGCGTGTGAGGAGTGGCTCATTTTCCAGTCAGAGCATACGAAATTTTTCTGTACTGAGCGTTCCTTCAAACCTCGTAGCGTCTAATCCATCAACCGGTTCAATTAAGTTTGAATGGAATCCCGTTCCGGGAGCAAGTTCTTATGATGTTTATTTGTTGGAACCGCAGGATAAGGTTATTGAATTTGAAGCTACAACAACCGCAACATCATATGTGTTCCAGAACAGACCACTAGGCACTGAAAATGAAGTTTGGATGAGTGTGAGGGCAAAAACAGCTTCGGGCATCATAAGTGAAAGAGCTTATGCAATTAACAAATCTGCAGTCGAAGTACAGGGCTTGTGTAACGCTTCGGGTACGATTACCCGAGAGGTTTGGACCTCCATTCCAGGAAGTGTTGTTTCAAATATTCCAGTAAACACTTCTCCTAACCAGTCAAGCTCATTAACGCTTTTTGAAGCGCCAACAAATTTTGGTATTAACTATGGACAAAGGATTCGTGGGACTATCTGCGCTCCTTTATCCGGAAATTATATTTTCTGGATTTCAAGCAACGACAATAGTGAACTTTGGCTAAGCACAGACGATACGCCTAGTAACAAAGTAAGAATTGCAAGTGTTACCGGATATACAGGTGTGAGAGAATGGACAAAATATCCTTCTCAAAGATCAGCATCCATAGCGCTTGTCGGAGGGAAAACATATTATATAGAAGCACTTCACAAGCAAGGCGCAAGTAATGATAACCTTGCCGTAGGTTGGCAATTGCCTGATGCCACATTGGAACGACCTATTCCAGGCAGCCGGCTTTCACCGTTTGGAAAGCCTCAGGAGCAAACAACACAACATGGTCTGTTAGGTACCTATTTCAGGGATTTGAATTTTGATCAGAATGGATATTCAAGAATAGATTCTGTTGTTAATTTTAATTTTGGTACAAATAGTCCTGCTCCAAATATTGGGGTAGATAAATTTTCTATCAGATGGACGGGGCAGGTAGAGGCAGTTTATTCTGAGCAATACAGATTTTATACTACCTCTAATGACGGCGTGCGTTTATCGGTGAACGGAGTACAGATCATCAATAACTTTACAGATCATCCGGCAACTGAAAATAGTGGAGTCATCAATCTGCTTGCAGGTGAGAAGTATGATGTTGTGCTGGAGTACTTTGAGAATGTAGGTTCTGCTGTGATATCGCTTTCCTGGTCCAGCCCCAGCCAGCCCAAACAGATTATACCTTCTGCAAGATTGACACCTGCCGAAACAGATAGTAAAATTGCATCATTTGATCTGCCTTTAGATGCAAAAAATATTGTAGTGTATCCTAACCCTGCTGAATACAAATTAAATATCTGGGCCCCTGGCTCAGAGGCCGGAGAGGTTCAACTGGAAATTCTCGATATGAATGGCGCCCAGTTGCTTAGCGAGGAGTTTATTGTAAATGATACGGACTATCCTATTGAGCTGGATATCTCAAATATTCCAAGTGGCTTCTACATGTTCGTCATTAAAACAAACAGCTTCAAAGAGGTCAGGAAATTCACTGTTGCAAGATAA
- a CDS encoding response regulator translates to MAINSNQELNILLVDDHPENLFSLEKVLEDERLNLKFFKAESGTDALKIALKEELALIMLDVQMPGMDGYEVAKILKESSKTRNIPVIFVTAINYETSYVVKGYEFGAIDYLFKPLDPQITRAKVVSFLQIYIQQKELEYKNDELEHLGLLVNLTSDLMYIYEPQKETFIHINPAVERFTGRSLEDLNSDHHQNTIIDEELMNLFKNPKDARQVIQNYEQQHINKTEGYCWISWSFTLNKGKWYAVGRNVTARKESEDKLASANAELEKKVQDRTAEILKTNKELKYEVDRRAYAEEHLRIYNEMLVEKNKELDNFVYTASHDLKLPIANLEGLIKTLKEEIADGSDQVETVLSMLGHSVTQLKETVQDLLKVIQVQKERLEEPDDFDCKDVIEEIKFSIKELIEEAAANIITDIQRCDELKLTKSDFRSIIYNLMSNAIKYRSPKRTPEVLVKMYETDEHYVIKVSDNGLGIPEDQQQKLFSIFKRVYSHVEGSGIGLFIVKKAVERYNGYISVESAIDKGTEFKIFFNKPKSVQ, encoded by the coding sequence ATGGCAATAAATTCAAATCAAGAACTGAATATTCTTTTAGTGGACGACCACCCGGAAAATCTGTTCAGCCTTGAAAAGGTGCTGGAGGATGAACGTCTTAACCTTAAATTTTTTAAGGCAGAATCCGGAACTGACGCATTAAAGATCGCCCTCAAAGAGGAGCTTGCCCTCATCATGCTGGATGTGCAGATGCCGGGCATGGATGGCTATGAGGTCGCTAAAATTCTTAAAGAAAGCAGTAAGACCAGAAACATTCCGGTAATTTTTGTCACTGCTATTAATTATGAAACTTCATATGTCGTAAAAGGATATGAGTTTGGCGCAATTGACTATCTCTTTAAACCGCTGGATCCGCAGATAACAAGAGCTAAGGTTGTTTCATTCCTACAGATTTATATTCAGCAAAAAGAACTCGAATATAAAAACGATGAACTGGAACATTTGGGCTTACTGGTTAATCTTACCTCTGACCTGATGTATATCTATGAACCGCAGAAGGAAACCTTTATCCATATTAATCCTGCTGTTGAAAGATTTACCGGTAGAAGTCTTGAAGATCTTAATTCAGACCACCATCAGAATACTATAATTGATGAGGAGTTAATGAATTTATTTAAAAACCCTAAAGATGCCAGGCAGGTCATACAGAATTATGAACAACAACACATAAATAAAACCGAAGGATATTGCTGGATAAGCTGGTCTTTCACGCTCAACAAAGGTAAGTGGTATGCGGTAGGAAGAAATGTAACAGCAAGAAAGGAGTCAGAAGACAAACTTGCTTCTGCCAATGCGGAACTTGAAAAGAAGGTACAAGACAGAACAGCAGAAATTTTAAAAACAAATAAGGAGCTAAAGTATGAAGTTGATCGCAGGGCTTATGCAGAAGAGCATTTGAGAATTTATAACGAGATGCTGGTAGAAAAAAACAAAGAGCTTGACAACTTTGTCTATACTGCTTCGCATGATCTCAAACTGCCAATCGCAAATCTGGAAGGGTTGATAAAGACATTAAAGGAAGAAATTGCAGATGGTTCTGACCAGGTGGAGACTGTATTGAGCATGCTTGGTCATTCTGTAACCCAGTTAAAAGAGACCGTGCAGGATCTGTTAAAAGTAATACAGGTGCAAAAAGAAAGATTGGAAGAGCCGGATGACTTTGATTGTAAGGACGTCATTGAAGAAATTAAATTCAGTATTAAAGAACTTATTGAAGAGGCTGCAGCAAATATTATTACAGACATTCAGAGGTGTGATGAGTTAAAACTCACCAAATCGGACTTTAGAAGTATAATCTATAACCTGATGTCAAATGCAATAAAATACCGTTCACCAAAACGAACGCCGGAAGTGCTGGTAAAGATGTATGAAACGGATGAACACTATGTTATAAAGGTTTCGGATAACGGCCTGGGGATTCCTGAAGATCAACAGCAAAAGTTGTTTTCAATTTTTAAAAGGGTCTATAGCCATGTAGAAGGCAGTGGCATTGGCTTGTTCATTGTAAAAAAAGCAGTTGAGAGATACAACGGATACATATCCGTGGAAAGCGCAATTGATAAAGGAACTGAGTTTAAGATTTTTTTCAATAAGCCAAAGTCTGTTCAATAA
- a CDS encoding chemotaxis protein CheB, translating to MLEKIEAIVIGGSWGGIDAVIKILSELPSDFKPTMIIALHRPKNVVNSLEGILKKYSKIPFSEPYDKEEIRLNHVYLAPSNYHLLIEKNKIFSLDVSAPVNYFRPSIDVLFESAAEVYGKFLAGVLLTGANKDGGDGMKTIAGKGGFTIVQDPSTAASGIMPSAALRLIKPDFLGSVHSITELISSGKEFIWQ from the coding sequence ATGCTTGAAAAGATAGAAGCAATAGTAATAGGAGGTTCCTGGGGAGGAATAGATGCGGTGATAAAAATACTATCTGAGCTTCCTTCTGATTTTAAACCAACTATGATTATAGCTCTGCATAGGCCGAAAAATGTTGTTAATTCACTTGAAGGTATTTTGAAGAAGTATTCTAAAATACCATTTTCTGAGCCTTATGATAAGGAGGAAATTAGGCTGAATCATGTTTATCTGGCTCCGTCTAATTATCATCTTCTTATTGAGAAAAATAAAATCTTCTCATTAGATGTTTCCGCACCTGTAAATTATTTCAGGCCTTCAATAGATGTCCTGTTTGAAAGTGCAGCTGAGGTTTATGGGAAGTTTCTGGCAGGGGTTCTCCTGACAGGAGCAAATAAAGATGGAGGAGACGGAATGAAAACTATTGCAGGAAAAGGTGGTTTTACTATTGTACAGGACCCTTCTACCGCCGCTTCAGGAATTATGCCTTCGGCCGCGCTTAGATTGATAAAGCCTGATTTCCTTGGGAGTGTTCATTCTATCACTGAATTAATTTCATCAGGGAAAGAATTTATATGGCAATAA
- a CDS encoding CheR family methyltransferase has protein sequence MKDGKDKIVLEDDQIEHLFLSIRRRYGYDFTGYAEASIKRRVNKFLDTTELRSVNILRDRLLEDDAFFKYFLDEITVNVTEMFRDPLFFASLRKKVFPLLNTYPFIKIWDAGCSSGEELYSLAILLEEEGLYTKSRIYATDISQRVLDKAIDGIYPIDMMKEYTGNYIHAGGKRSFSEYYTAMYDNAIFSSRLKKNVMFSAHNLAVDESFNEFNLIVCRNVLIYFNRQLQEKVVELFLKSLPVFGFLALGNKETLSFSMFRDHFEEVDRSQKIYRRIN, from the coding sequence ATGAAAGACGGAAAAGATAAGATAGTATTAGAGGATGATCAAATAGAACATCTGTTCTTGTCAATTCGACGAAGATACGGATATGATTTTACAGGCTATGCAGAAGCGTCAATAAAACGCAGAGTTAATAAGTTTTTAGATACTACTGAATTGAGGTCAGTAAATATACTTAGAGATCGTTTGCTGGAAGACGACGCTTTTTTTAAATATTTTTTGGATGAGATCACTGTCAATGTAACGGAAATGTTTCGTGATCCATTATTTTTTGCAAGCCTTAGAAAAAAGGTGTTCCCTCTGTTAAATACTTATCCTTTTATAAAAATCTGGGATGCCGGGTGTTCTTCAGGGGAAGAGTTATATTCTCTTGCTATTCTTCTTGAGGAAGAAGGTCTTTACACAAAATCAAGAATCTACGCAACGGATATTAGTCAGCGTGTTCTCGACAAGGCGATAGATGGCATTTATCCTATAGACATGATGAAGGAATATACCGGAAACTATATTCACGCAGGAGGTAAGCGATCATTTTCAGAATATTATACAGCAATGTACGACAATGCGATATTTAGCAGCAGGTTAAAGAAAAATGTAATGTTTTCCGCACACAATCTTGCTGTAGACGAATCTTTCAATGAATTCAATCTCATTGTATGCCGCAATGTACTTATTTATTTCAACAGACAGCTTCAGGAGAAGGTTGTTGAGTTGTTTCTTAAAAGTCTGCCTGTGTTCGGATTTCTTGCATTGGGGAATAAAGAAACACTTTCTTTTTCAATGTTCAGAGATCACTTTGAAGAAGTTGACAGGTCGCAGAAAATATACAGAAGGATAAATTGA